A genomic region of Tigriopus californicus strain San Diego chromosome 1, Tcal_SD_v2.1, whole genome shotgun sequence contains the following coding sequences:
- the LOC131881584 gene encoding polyamine-transporting ATPase 13A3-like isoform X2 has translation MSGLVNKDQADEMTVEGFAFSPLKCLLTVFTVVLTGGLFLILLTWRADIKLNCVYTKVPLKEAKKVLLKDKFEQIFEEDVVCNPSGDFSNNATPICSFFINKKIKYVWDSGARTFVKLKNVDEFMKQSDFHKCKEGLGQLTVTDRLHEYGPNLIKISVPPVLYLVFHEALNPFYLFQAYTVILWSIQMYWKFAVIIAITSVLSVTASVWETRKQNRNLRDKMKSESSVSVLRNGAQTELSSVALVPGDVILLPTTGGVMMECDAVLVEGTCVVNESMLTGESIPITKISIPDEDTIHFAYDLQRQHVVFCGTEILQGKAQEGHFIKAVVIRTGFMTTKGELVRAILFPPPLDFQFHSDFLKSIYVFLSLGLIGMAYSLYMWISNGGTIQECLLNSLDILTFVVPPILPAALTANNAFAQKRLQKMEIFCLHSNHICLCGGIDVVAFDKTGTLTEGNLDLAGVCESKNANFQETQADPTLLALDSRLIQAMATCHSLIELKGELTGNPLDVKLFDAIEWELKEQHNMGINPDYGMATPTLVSPPKGSRNGSGHIKTAPSNLEIAILKTYPFDSAVQRMTTVTKKKGAQQFDVYIKGAPEKIASTCKPETIPTDFSSTLMWYTKQGLRVIAAAHKPLNANYKWKEVDDLTRSDLEQKADFLGLIIMQNLVKAETYAAIKELHEADINTVMVTGDNILTAISVGRDCDLVKPDQTIIRVEAELSPNTYTPSLNVAYMLEENEKSNIVHDSNFIKSVQEKNYVFACDGKTFGLIRNNDKALLDRIVQRGKIFARMLPEQKIHLIECMKDLGRQVIMCGDGCNDCGALKTAHAGISLSMAEASVAAPFTSRNVHIGCVPYLIREGRATMVSAFASFKFGVAFCFTQLIAVLMIFYIGTEPSDNQYLVVDIGLAALPIIMIGNCGPHEILIKQKPMRHLLSFLPLFSVISFLFFQTLGYVGVWFYVQMQSWFVPYKFEPGLWPPNPSYEQTCIFLLSCCAAVVAAIVFSKGSPYRKPLLTNGIMAVWTIAAVAATIFMSLYESQDFAERLNFKIPPSMDFRLVIVGVMVFSCIFCYLWEIYFIDGVLFAKVLPWYKIHIRGPHLPFERLEEELRSKAGWPPIGDCKNNEIKIAFDERIRV, from the exons atgtCCGGACTCGTGAATAAGGATCAGGCTGACGAGATG ACTGTGGAAGGGTTTGCATTTAGTCCCCTCAAATGTCTGCTCACGGTCTTCACCGTGGTTCTGACAGGTGGGCTGTTCCTCATCTTGTTGACCTGGAGAGCGGACATTAAACTCAATTGTGTCTACACTAAAGTACCTTTGAAAGAGGCCAAGAAGGTTCTCTTGAAG GACAAGTTCGAGCAGATTTTTGAGGAGGATGTGGTGTGCAACCCCTCGGGGGATTTCTCCAACAATGCTACACCAATTTGTTCGTTCTTCATCAACAAGAAGATCAAATATGTCTGGGACAGTGGAGCCCGGACTTTCGTTAAACTCAAGAACGTGGACGAGTTCATGAAGCAATCGGATTTCCACAAGTGCAAAGAGGGACTTGGCCAACTCACAGTCACAGACAGGTTGCATGAGTATGGACCGAATCTGATTAAAATCAGTGTGCCACCGGTGCTCTACTTGGTATTCCACGAG GCCTTAAATCCGTTCTACTTGTTTCAAGCTTACACAGTTATTTTATGGTCCATTCAAATGTACTGGAAATTTGCTGTTATCATTGCAATAACCTCGGTGCTGTCTGTGACAGCCAGTGTTTGGGAAACGAGAAAA CAAAATCGAAACTTGAGGGACAAGATGAAGTCCGAATCCTCAGTGTCCGTATTGAGGAATGGAGCCC AGACCGAATTGTCATCCGTGGCATTAGTTCCTGGCGATGTCATACTGCTTCCAACCACTGGAGGGGTCATGATGGAATGTGATGCCGTTTTGGTGGAGGGCACTTGCGTTGTTAACGAGTCCATGCTCACTGGAGAGTCGATCCCGATCACTAAG ATTTCCATTCCCGATGAGGACACTATCCACTTTGCATACGATCTTCAACGTCAACATGTTGTGTTCTGTGGAACTGAGATTCTTCAAGGCAAGGCCCAAGAGGGGCATTTCATTAAGGCTGTGGTCATTAGAACGG GTTTCATGACAACCAAGGGTGAATTGGTCCGCGCCATTTTGTTTCCGCCTCCATTGGATTTCCAGTTCCATTCGGACTTTCTGAAGTCAATCTACGTCTTCCTCTCACTTGGGCTCATTGGCATGGCCTATTCTTTGTACATGTGGATCTCAAATGGG GGAACAATTCAAGAGTGCCTGCTGAACAGTTTGGATATCTTGACATTTGTTGTTCCACCCATTCTCCCGGCAGCTCTGACAGCCAACAATGCCTTTGCTCAAAAAAGACTCCAGAAAATGGAGATCTTCTGTCTTCATTCCAATCACATCTGTCTTTGCGGTGGAATTGACGTTGTGGCTTTTGACAAG ACCGGAACTCTAACCGAAGGAAATTTGGATTTGGCTGGGGTTTGCGAGTCGAAAAACGCCAATTTTCAAGAGACTCAAGCAGATCCAACTCTACTAGCCTTAGATTCGAGACTCATCCAGGCTATGGCTACATGTCACTCTCTAATTGAACTCAAGGGAGAGTTGACAGGAAACCCTTTAGATGTTAAACTATTTGATGCCATTGAATGG GAATTAAAAGAACAACACAATATGGGAATAAACCCTGACTACGGAATGGCCACACCCACTCTTGTATCTCCTCCTAAAGGCAGTAGAAATGGAAGCGGTCACATCAAGACAGCTCCCTCCAATTTGGAAATCGCTATCCTCAAGACCTATCCATTTGATTCTGCTGTGCAGAGAATGACCACGGTCACGAAAAAGAAGGGTGCCCAACAATTTGATGTGTACATCAAGGGAGCCCCAGAGAAGATCGCTTCCACCTGCAAACCTGAGACAATTCCGACAGATTTTTCGAGCACATTGATGTGGTACACGAAGCAGGGTCTACGTGTCATTGCAGCAGCCCATAAGCCATTAAATGCCAACTATAAATGGAAGGAAGTCGATGATCTCACACGTTCGGATTTGGAACAGAAAGCGGATTTTTTGGGATTGATCATCATGCAGAACCTTGTGAAGGCCGAGACCTATGCTGCAATTAAGGAATTGCACGAGGCCGATATCAACACGGTGATGGTCACTGGGGACAACATTCTTACGGCTATTAGTGTAGGTCGCGATTGTGATTTGGTCAAACCAGACCAAACCATTATTCGGGTAGAAGCCGAGTTGAGTCCCAATACCTACACACCTAGCCTCAATGTGGCATATATGTTGGAAGAGAACGAAAAGTCCAACATTGTCCATGAC tcaaatttcatcaagTCAGTCCAAGAAAAGAATTACGTATTTGCTTGCGATGGCAAGACCTTTGGATTGATTCGGAACAATGACAAAGCATTGCTGGATCGTATCGTTCAACGGGGAAAGATCTTTGCTCGGATGCTGCCGGAACAGAAAATCCATCTGATCGAGTGCATGAAGGATCTTGG CCGGCAAGTGATCATGTGTGGGGACGGTTGTAATGATTGTGGAGCTCTGAAGACTGCTCATGCTGGGATCTCACTCTCCATGGCAGAGGCTTCTGTAGCAGCTCCCTTCACCTCACGCAATGTTCATATTGGCTGTGTCCCATATCTCATCCGGGAGGGCCGTGCCACCATGGTCTCAGCGTTTGCctctttcaaatttggagttgcattttgtttcaccCAACTCATCGCAGTTCTTATGATCTTCTAC ATTGGCACTGAACCAAGTGATAATCAGTATTTGGTGGTGGACATTGGCCTGGCCGCTTTACCTATCATCATGATTGGGAATTGTGGCCCTCATGAGATCCTGATCAAACAGAAACCCATGCGGCACCTACTCTCATTTTTGCCCTTATTCTCGgtcatttcattcctattcTTCCAGACACTCGGCTATGTCGGAGTTTGGTTCTATGTTCAAATGCAATCATG GTTTGTGCCATATAAATTTGAACCGGGACTTTGGCCTCCAAATCCCAGCTACGAGCAGACCTGCATATTTTTGTTGTCCTGTTGTGCGGCTGTGGTCGCAGCTATAGTTTTTTCTAAAGGATCTCCCTACAGGAAACCTCTGCTCACAAATG GAATTATGGCCGTTTGGACGATCGCTGCGGTAGCTGCCACTATTTTTATGTCTCTGTACGAATCTCAGGATTTCGCAGAGCGACTAAATTTCAAGATTCCTCCCAGTATGGACTTCCGCCTTGTGATTGTCGGAGTTATGGTTTTCAGTTGTATTTTCTGTTACCTGTGGGAG ATTTATTTTATCGATGGGGTCCTATTTGCCAAAGTGCTGCCTTGGTACAAGATTCATATTCGAGGTCCTCACCTTCCTTTCGAAAGATTGGAGGAGGAATTGCGATCAAAAGCAGGCTGGCCTCCCATTGGAGATTGCAAAAACAACGAAATCAAAATTG CTTTTGACGAGCGAATCAGAGTTTAG
- the LOC131881584 gene encoding polyamine-transporting ATPase 13A3-like isoform X1: MSGLVNKDQADEMTVEGFAFSPLKCLLTVFTVVLTGGLFLILLTWRADIKLNCVYTKVPLKEAKKVLLKDKFEQIFEEDVVCNPSGDFSNNATPICSFFINKKIKYVWDSGARTFVKLKNVDEFMKQSDFHKCKEGLGQLTVTDRLHEYGPNLIKISVPPVLYLVFHEALNPFYLFQAYTVILWSIQMYWKFAVIIAITSVLSVTASVWETRKQNRNLRDKMKSESSVSVLRNGAQTELSSVALVPGDVILLPTTGGVMMECDAVLVEGTCVVNESMLTGESIPITKISIPDEDTIHFAYDLQRQHVVFCGTEILQGKAQEGHFIKAVVIRTGFMTTKGELVRAILFPPPLDFQFHSDFLKSIYVFLSLGLIGMAYSLYMWISNGGTIQECLLNSLDILTFVVPPILPAALTANNAFAQKRLQKMEIFCLHSNHICLCGGIDVVAFDKTGTLTEGNLDLAGVCESKNANFQETQADPTLLALDSRLIQAMATCHSLIELKGELTGNPLDVKLFDAIEWELKEQHNMGINPDYGMATPTLVSPPKGSRNGSGHIKTAPSNLEIAILKTYPFDSAVQRMTTVTKKKGAQQFDVYIKGAPEKIASTCKPETIPTDFSSTLMWYTKQGLRVIAAAHKPLNANYKWKEVDDLTRSDLEQKADFLGLIIMQNLVKAETYAAIKELHEADINTVMVTGDNILTAISVGRDCDLVKPDQTIIRVEAELSPNTYTPSLNVAYMLEENEKSNIVHDSNFIKSVQEKNYVFACDGKTFGLIRNNDKALLDRIVQRGKIFARMLPEQKIHLIECMKDLGRQVIMCGDGCNDCGALKTAHAGISLSMAEASVAAPFTSRNVHIGCVPYLIREGRATMVSAFASFKFGVAFCFTQLIAVLMIFYIGTEPSDNQYLVVDIGLAALPIIMIGNCGPHEILIKQKPMRHLLSFLPLFSVISFLFFQTLGYVGVWFYVQMQSWFVPYKFEPGLWPPNPSYEQTCIFLLSCCAAVVAAIVFSKGSPYRKPLLTNGIMAVWTIAAVAATIFMSLYESQDFAERLNFKIPPSMDFRLVIVGVMVFSCIFCYLWEIYFIDGVLFAKVLPWYKIHIRGPHLPFERLEEELRSKAGWPPIGDCKNNEIKIAVSMQSGSSSFRVTTPTTTTTSSQNKKTPTSSHPNEIQGGVATQIRHASREVTRNIKNRWSAGSPQQEEEHHLLGATETPTVTPRPQRAAQTDKNTLPPSYSLSSIDDATPSSSQLQRVINNTLLPAHSHESKMLSSWDQHQQAQPQTQHLSGSTAATGLLGSSADKKETIC; this comes from the exons atgtCCGGACTCGTGAATAAGGATCAGGCTGACGAGATG ACTGTGGAAGGGTTTGCATTTAGTCCCCTCAAATGTCTGCTCACGGTCTTCACCGTGGTTCTGACAGGTGGGCTGTTCCTCATCTTGTTGACCTGGAGAGCGGACATTAAACTCAATTGTGTCTACACTAAAGTACCTTTGAAAGAGGCCAAGAAGGTTCTCTTGAAG GACAAGTTCGAGCAGATTTTTGAGGAGGATGTGGTGTGCAACCCCTCGGGGGATTTCTCCAACAATGCTACACCAATTTGTTCGTTCTTCATCAACAAGAAGATCAAATATGTCTGGGACAGTGGAGCCCGGACTTTCGTTAAACTCAAGAACGTGGACGAGTTCATGAAGCAATCGGATTTCCACAAGTGCAAAGAGGGACTTGGCCAACTCACAGTCACAGACAGGTTGCATGAGTATGGACCGAATCTGATTAAAATCAGTGTGCCACCGGTGCTCTACTTGGTATTCCACGAG GCCTTAAATCCGTTCTACTTGTTTCAAGCTTACACAGTTATTTTATGGTCCATTCAAATGTACTGGAAATTTGCTGTTATCATTGCAATAACCTCGGTGCTGTCTGTGACAGCCAGTGTTTGGGAAACGAGAAAA CAAAATCGAAACTTGAGGGACAAGATGAAGTCCGAATCCTCAGTGTCCGTATTGAGGAATGGAGCCC AGACCGAATTGTCATCCGTGGCATTAGTTCCTGGCGATGTCATACTGCTTCCAACCACTGGAGGGGTCATGATGGAATGTGATGCCGTTTTGGTGGAGGGCACTTGCGTTGTTAACGAGTCCATGCTCACTGGAGAGTCGATCCCGATCACTAAG ATTTCCATTCCCGATGAGGACACTATCCACTTTGCATACGATCTTCAACGTCAACATGTTGTGTTCTGTGGAACTGAGATTCTTCAAGGCAAGGCCCAAGAGGGGCATTTCATTAAGGCTGTGGTCATTAGAACGG GTTTCATGACAACCAAGGGTGAATTGGTCCGCGCCATTTTGTTTCCGCCTCCATTGGATTTCCAGTTCCATTCGGACTTTCTGAAGTCAATCTACGTCTTCCTCTCACTTGGGCTCATTGGCATGGCCTATTCTTTGTACATGTGGATCTCAAATGGG GGAACAATTCAAGAGTGCCTGCTGAACAGTTTGGATATCTTGACATTTGTTGTTCCACCCATTCTCCCGGCAGCTCTGACAGCCAACAATGCCTTTGCTCAAAAAAGACTCCAGAAAATGGAGATCTTCTGTCTTCATTCCAATCACATCTGTCTTTGCGGTGGAATTGACGTTGTGGCTTTTGACAAG ACCGGAACTCTAACCGAAGGAAATTTGGATTTGGCTGGGGTTTGCGAGTCGAAAAACGCCAATTTTCAAGAGACTCAAGCAGATCCAACTCTACTAGCCTTAGATTCGAGACTCATCCAGGCTATGGCTACATGTCACTCTCTAATTGAACTCAAGGGAGAGTTGACAGGAAACCCTTTAGATGTTAAACTATTTGATGCCATTGAATGG GAATTAAAAGAACAACACAATATGGGAATAAACCCTGACTACGGAATGGCCACACCCACTCTTGTATCTCCTCCTAAAGGCAGTAGAAATGGAAGCGGTCACATCAAGACAGCTCCCTCCAATTTGGAAATCGCTATCCTCAAGACCTATCCATTTGATTCTGCTGTGCAGAGAATGACCACGGTCACGAAAAAGAAGGGTGCCCAACAATTTGATGTGTACATCAAGGGAGCCCCAGAGAAGATCGCTTCCACCTGCAAACCTGAGACAATTCCGACAGATTTTTCGAGCACATTGATGTGGTACACGAAGCAGGGTCTACGTGTCATTGCAGCAGCCCATAAGCCATTAAATGCCAACTATAAATGGAAGGAAGTCGATGATCTCACACGTTCGGATTTGGAACAGAAAGCGGATTTTTTGGGATTGATCATCATGCAGAACCTTGTGAAGGCCGAGACCTATGCTGCAATTAAGGAATTGCACGAGGCCGATATCAACACGGTGATGGTCACTGGGGACAACATTCTTACGGCTATTAGTGTAGGTCGCGATTGTGATTTGGTCAAACCAGACCAAACCATTATTCGGGTAGAAGCCGAGTTGAGTCCCAATACCTACACACCTAGCCTCAATGTGGCATATATGTTGGAAGAGAACGAAAAGTCCAACATTGTCCATGAC tcaaatttcatcaagTCAGTCCAAGAAAAGAATTACGTATTTGCTTGCGATGGCAAGACCTTTGGATTGATTCGGAACAATGACAAAGCATTGCTGGATCGTATCGTTCAACGGGGAAAGATCTTTGCTCGGATGCTGCCGGAACAGAAAATCCATCTGATCGAGTGCATGAAGGATCTTGG CCGGCAAGTGATCATGTGTGGGGACGGTTGTAATGATTGTGGAGCTCTGAAGACTGCTCATGCTGGGATCTCACTCTCCATGGCAGAGGCTTCTGTAGCAGCTCCCTTCACCTCACGCAATGTTCATATTGGCTGTGTCCCATATCTCATCCGGGAGGGCCGTGCCACCATGGTCTCAGCGTTTGCctctttcaaatttggagttgcattttgtttcaccCAACTCATCGCAGTTCTTATGATCTTCTAC ATTGGCACTGAACCAAGTGATAATCAGTATTTGGTGGTGGACATTGGCCTGGCCGCTTTACCTATCATCATGATTGGGAATTGTGGCCCTCATGAGATCCTGATCAAACAGAAACCCATGCGGCACCTACTCTCATTTTTGCCCTTATTCTCGgtcatttcattcctattcTTCCAGACACTCGGCTATGTCGGAGTTTGGTTCTATGTTCAAATGCAATCATG GTTTGTGCCATATAAATTTGAACCGGGACTTTGGCCTCCAAATCCCAGCTACGAGCAGACCTGCATATTTTTGTTGTCCTGTTGTGCGGCTGTGGTCGCAGCTATAGTTTTTTCTAAAGGATCTCCCTACAGGAAACCTCTGCTCACAAATG GAATTATGGCCGTTTGGACGATCGCTGCGGTAGCTGCCACTATTTTTATGTCTCTGTACGAATCTCAGGATTTCGCAGAGCGACTAAATTTCAAGATTCCTCCCAGTATGGACTTCCGCCTTGTGATTGTCGGAGTTATGGTTTTCAGTTGTATTTTCTGTTACCTGTGGGAG ATTTATTTTATCGATGGGGTCCTATTTGCCAAAGTGCTGCCTTGGTACAAGATTCATATTCGAGGTCCTCACCTTCCTTTCGAAAGATTGGAGGAGGAATTGCGATCAAAAGCAGGCTGGCCTCCCATTGGAGATTGCAAAAACAACGAAATCAAAATTG CTGTTTCCATGCAATCCGGTTCCTCTTCCTTCAGGGTGACCACTCCTACTACTACCACAACCTCctcacaaaacaaaaagacccCAACCAGCAGCCATCCAAATGAAATCCAAGGGGGCGTGGCCACTCAGATCCGCCATGCCTCCCGTGAAGTCACGCGGAACATCAAAAACCGTTGGTCAGCCGGATCACCCCAACAAGAGGAAGAGCACCACCTCCTAGGGGCGACTGAAACCCCCACAGTCACTCCTCGTCCGCAAAGAGCGGCTCAAACTGACAAGAACACGTTGCCCCCTTCATACAGTCTCAGTTCGATTGATGACGCCACCCCTAGTTCGTCTCAGTTGCAAAGGGTTATCAACAACACCCTCCTCCCCGCCCACTCCCATGAGTCCAAGATGCTTTCAAGCTGGGACCAGCACCAACAGGCGCAGCCGCAAACACAGCATCTATCTGGCTCGACAGCTGCGACTGGATTGCTCGGCTCCTCAGCGGACAAAAAGGAGACCATTTGCTAG